TAGGTGTGGGAGCAAATTTGGTGGGGAGTACGAAGTCTGTTGTGGATTTGACTACACTATGACCATATGGCCCGCTTATGCAAGGTATATTACGAAAATGCTACCATCACTCTgttttgtttactaaaaaaacaaTCGaaagttgttttcagttttgctaatttatcattaaaaaattagagaattgagtgatagaaacaaaacttgaaaatataGCCAAATAGAATTTCTTTTCGTGGATCTTAtcatttttgagtgatgagtgatggaaacaaagtGATAGGTAATGAAAACAccaaaatccaaacagccccttaaaTTTTCTCACTTGAATCTTGAGGACAAGCTTCGACTTTAAAGGGAAAGAAATGTAAAGATTTTGCAAATGTGGAAGATCCCTATGTATTGAATTTAGGATTCTTGAAATGCAAAGGCTATAGGCAATCATCAATGGGGAATGGTTATCGAGTTGGATAAGTAATGAAAGCGGACCGATCTTCTTATTTTCAGTAGGATTATTAGGTGATAACTGATAAGAATTATCAAGCAATAATCATAGTCTATATGAAGTGATATGTAACAGGATTAGATTGTTGCTTAATCGGGTTGTTATTGGTTTGAAGTTCGTTATCAATTGTATTTTCATGTTACTCACACTGTACGGTAATGTAAGGGAAAAGAATGAATACAGgaaacaaaacagaaaattaaCCCTCAAATTCCTTTTTCCCTCTCACGTTTAATAGGCTAGTTCATACTACATTGCTTCATAAACAGCATGTAGAAAACAATTATAGTTCAGACCAATATTGTAGAGCTTGATGATATTGAGAAATAAGAACATGGTACTAACTTTGGGACCATGAATATTTCATGTACATAAGccattataataataatgggGAAAATGGATTGAGAAGTTTATAAATTACTCACCAAGgaatacaataatttttaacgaggtaagttaaaaataaaatttattccaGAACTTTATATGGATTGGTGAAGCTGCTTCACCATATTCCACCTATGCAAAACCTTTCCAAAAACGTCATAGAATACAATCTCTGCCTCCGTCTTGGTAAACTGCGCAGACATGAAACCCTGTCCATCATAGAAGAAGTTTAGACCACCTCTGTTCAGTCCTTTAATGTCTCCCCTCCATGCCTTGGACCCAGCTCCACTAGTTAGAAATTGTACAGGGCTGCAACAACTTTCGGCATTAGTGAAACACACGTCTTATAATTTTAAGAAACATCGAGAAGTAACATTTTGTTTACCTGTCTGAGTCACTGATATGCTCAAGGCAATGGTCATGCCCATTCATGTAAAAATCAACATTGTTGGCCTGTCAATTTATAATAACATTGATAAATTTAGGTTCAATTAAGTggttttattactttatttactTGATAAGGCAGGaggaaacaaaaatagaagaaattttTAGACCCTTATACATAGTAATACCATATAAGAACTGATAGTGCAATGTATTCTGAAAATGAGATTAACCTGAAGAATTGGGAGAAGCCACTGTGTAAGTTCGTTTGTATCACCATGATGTCCAACACTTCTAATGGTGTGGTGACCAACAACAATCTTCCACTTTGCAGTTGATTCCTTCAATGTTGATTCTACCTCCTATTACAAAGATTCATAAAGAACATAGTTTTATGTATGGTCTTCACCAACATTGTATTGGAAACATACTGTATCACCGACCACGGGTATATGGAAGTTAATGAAATTTCATAGATAACTTGTGCATTAAGATGTAACTTTGGAATTACTCCTGCATTTTTAAGTTACCTGAAGAAATATTCTCAATCACTTATTTCTTTGATGAAAAAGGTATAAAGATTGCACCATTGAAGATTCCTTGGAATATTAGGATATTGTTTTAACCGTTACAATTTACACTTTATAGGTTTATAAAATCATAACCGTGAAATGGAATTCTTAACTTTAAATGAAATGTCTTTTTAAGCAGCTAATTCATGTCATACTGATACATGACTCAATTGATCACAAATATTCATGAATTCAATTATAATATACCTTTAGTAGGTTTGAAATGTAAGCCTTGCGAGATTTGAAGCCTCGCCAATCATAAGTATGGCCCTCCGCATCAGTGAAGTATGCTTTGACAAAAGGAGTGGTGTCTACAAATAAAATCTCAGctaattctgaaaaaaaaaaaagaggatgaCTTTGGTTGAGTTTAAATATGGTTGTGTTTCAAACTTTTTAATTTCCATTCGACAAGCCCACACAGCAATTCTTGAATGTTTACGAGCTACTTAACCAGAGTTCACGATAAAAGATCTAAGGCAAAGCCATCTACTATCAATTTTCCTGAGGACTGGGCTCAATTGTGCCTCTGCATTGCCCCTATAATCATGGTTTCCCAATACTGCACagaaattaaatcaaataatcaatGTTTAACAAATAAgtatggatttaaaaaaaaaaaaaaaattatttatcaaattaaaGTTGGAACTTGCCGCTGTACCACTGCTTCTGCAGGCTCTTGGCTGTGTAGATCTTGGTAAATGACTCCTCAAATGCTTTGTCTTCTTCACTAGTCAATCCATTATCATAGAAATTATCTCCGGTGGATACTACAAAATCGATGTCTAGCTTCTCTCCAATAATTCCCATCTACAAACCAAGAATCATCACAAAAATCTTTAGCGGGCTAGCTCATTAGTTTGCAAAACAGAATCATGTTAAAAACCATAAAGTTCgtttattttttggttggtttttctctaaactatatgatatttaataatattacttGTGCTTACGCCATGGTCTCCTAGAAGTACGTATGTTTTTGGTTGCATACTTGCATCCCAACCCAGGTGGGGCAacacacaaagaaaaatcattgGTTGTTAAGAGAAACAAAACATGAATTCAACAATAGCTTTTGTCACACAAGCAAGTcttcaaaaaatgaaacatGGACCACCATGTAATATTGCAGGACATTCGAATGTATCAAACTTTGGTTATAGTTCACGAAGCTATAAACCATAAAATGTCGGATGACTTTAACTTTCATAATCAGAAgatcattaaagaaaaacattaaaagaaaGATTTAGAACCTGAAAAGCAACTTGAGATTGATTGAAAGCCCCTCTTCTTCCCCAGTCTCCAACGACCAAAAAGCTAAGCGATTTATCCACTTTTGTGGGGTGTTCAAATCTTTGAAGCTCTGCTGATGTATAGAAGAAACAAAGGCCAAGGGTGTAGGCAAAAAGAAGACACCGAGCCAGGGATCTTTGATTGAGAACTGCCATGATTCTTCAGAGAATTTCAAAGACAAACCAAATGTAGTAAAGAGAGGATGAATGATAAGATAGTTAAATAATGGAAGAGAGGATGTCTCTCTATCACGAGGACTGGTAGTTGCCTCTCAAAACAGTCGAAGCAGACTACCCCTTTTATAAACAGTACAGGTTGGtcatttcaaaaacaagttgcGGTAACAACTAGaacaattttcacaatactaaaacaattttactagAACAATATTACGAAACAGAACCTAAATAGTTGGTGTATGTCAAACTCTAATGTTTATAGGTTTTGTTGACGTATAGAGATAAAAGTCCTggaataaacaaaaaagaattataaactactctaaaaaattaaagaaaatattttctagttactaaatttttaaaaataaacccTATCCAATACCGTCGGTTTATGAGATAATCTAATGCTGATTGCTGAAAGCTGCACTAgtctttaaaattttcttgatcGACTAGTTAATCAGAAGTGTAATTTTTACCTCAAATtgcttaggaaaaaaaaatggtataagTGTTGCTTATTTCGATTTGTCCTCCTAACTATTAATAAGGCTATaacttagaatttattttttttattattattttttttaacttataaagCACGTATACTAAAGAGAGTGTAGAATATAGGGATTTGTTGGCATTTTGGCAGGTTGGCTCAAAACATAAACAGCTTTGTTTGATTTTAGCCAGGAACTGGGTTTGCACTGACAAATAACAAGGGGGCTGTATATATCGTTTGCGGTGGACTGGTCATCAAATTCACCATCATGACATATGTAATCATAAGAGATGCGAATATGCTATGGGATAATTGCTGGGGATACGAATCCTATTACACAAACCTTCGAATattctttaaccaaaaaaaaaaaaaaaaaccttcgaATATTCGGGGGTACAAACTTCAATGTCACCGTATCtgaatttcaatttcttcttcttactgAAATTTAGTATTATTAATACATATCTTCTGGTtgacaaaatatcaattttcttatgtttggtaatattattttggaaaactatttttttttttttttagtgcttgGTAGCCTTCTTAAAAATCAGatagatttgtttttaataattttcagattatcttttaacttcttttatttagtGTAACATTAAATagagttattttccaaaaaaatttaccaaagatatttttttttttgtttgacatattttttatgATGCTATCGAACATGAGAAAATGTAGAAAActattttcacaaatttttgaCACAAACAACCATTACGTAtatgttaaaaaatttgtacaatGCTCTATTTATTTCACGGTAAAATGTTTTGCAGAAAACATTTTAAGCATTTCACcttgtttgttttgttataaaatttggttaaatatgaaaatattttctaaaatcgTTTGTAAatgttgtaaaatgttttacctttaaaaacttgttcaaatattttacaaaaatatacaATGACTCTTTCCTCCATTTGGTGGTTAGATTGCTAGTCCAGTGGGctttattaaaaacattttacaacaaaacaaacagaactTCAATTAACACCTCTTTATAAAACATTTGTGGTTTAAGTGTGTGTTTGACATCTGATTATAAGCTGGTTTTTCTGcttatttatgtattatttgCGGGTTCCACATTACTTTTTGTCTCACATTATACAAAAAAgctattgaaaataaaaaattccaacaTAATTGTCTccattttattattgaaactgGTGAAGTGCATCAGTTGCATAACACAAGGTAAACATGTTGGGAAATTGCCTCAAGTTCAAATTGTAACCTAGAAAGCTAATTGGGTTTCCtagttgaagaaaaagaaattttaatttgatttttttggggaaaaattaTTCTTTGGTGTGGAAGAAAAGTCTATTCATTGTCAAAAAAGTATTGTATTCCTTGTCTACAAAGGAgtgttaaattaaaattttataaatagacAATGTTATAAAGAAATTTGATGATTTTAGCCTAAGGGTCCTCCCTATGGGGAGAGGGAAAATAATGCgtgaaacaaagaaataaaaatttattttcacttgAGAGATAGCACAAGGAGAGAGACAATAAGGTTTGAGTTTTttcgacatttttttttttttggtaaagtaCACAAATCGatcaatatatctatatattactaaaagctgaagcgtaacGTTTAATACTTCCGCTCTCACgttgcgccacatcagctgccatgtcattttttttttctttttaaaaatataatttgtcctacaattttaaaatggtttttacaattttcagccctataaatgcagccctctacttatttatttactttcactattaccctataataaatccagtctactatttatttatttacttccattatcaccctataataaatctatataattaatccagcccatctcttatttatttagttccactatcaagtccaactcaaaacttttttagtttagctttagggttttgtgtcaccttttcagcttaaaggaaaaaaaaaaaaaaaaaaaaaaaaaaaaaaaaaaaaaacaacaacaacaacaacgttgaagcctttcaagttttagggttttttttttttttttttttttttttttttttttcaattttcttataattgttttcaacattttgttttttaatatttacacttctccaacctttctctctcccttactatttcatctccccactaccctctacattaatattattcttcctcttttccttcatctttctttatttttgactcttcttattcacaccctcttactataaatttgtcactatctcttctattctatgcatagttttccctcacaaaaaaaaaagggttccctctctctccctctaaattttttagtggatttttttttttttttatttttcttgcatctctactttaggttgataattttttatattctttaaaactctattttgggttaatgcgatttagttttgttttttaaattgttgttgttgtttttttattttttttattctctttgattgttaaatgttatcctattgcgttctaaagaaataaatatattatataaaaatataatattattctattacatagcgtgatttggataatttggtatttattctattacataacatgattttttatagtgcttaatttagatgttaaattatgagactttaataaatttttttttttttttaattttctaatcctttgtggcggacaaagtactcttaatagttggaTTAAAAGTACTCTATAAtcccatttatttaaagaaaaacaatggttagccaaacgaaaataatcagataggtgacaaattttaacttttgcaattttatttttattattattttataacaatgcatgtatagaaatttaattcttggattttgctaataattgtttatttgataatatgttttgggcggctgaaattataatttctacaaagaaaataaccttaatagattatcaaaaacaaaattttatcctaatattggttcaattaatcattgttaagttttattaatttttttagtttatgtttttttggtgttttggattgttcctatattacatttatgattgttcctataataaataaaaatataattacgaaatacattactcattattagattagtttaaattgtaatttttttttttataaaaccaccataaaaataattatcacgcgcaacgcgCAGGTTTGcggctagtatatataaaaatagagaccTCATGtggaaaagtatgaaattttgcCAAGTGGCGCATTCTATGTagagagaattgaaatattttcaagataagaacaaattaaatattgactttttgtttcatttagtTTAATCTTTCAagacttttctaattaaaaaataaatattctttgtatcttttggttcaatgtttcaagacttttcatccttcacacatacacataaacctCTTGCATTTTAATTCACAATTTTCACCTCTTACACTTTTATCCCTTTATATATACCTACCCATAGCCTTCATACCATCCCATGTCAAATACACACAGACCAAAAACgatgtcatttaccttcaatcttTTGATGAAACCTATCTAGCTCTAATATTGCTGTTTTATCTAATCCTAACCCATATGAGATCCATATTACAAAAacccacatagatctcgagtctttaagactcgagtttcatgcgaaaaaaatttcacctatagtggcgtttttaagcctttcagtgacgttttaaagccttatagcggcgttttcctggaaattttttttcataagtacAGATTtatggagtcctatagtggcgtttttaagccctatagtgacgttttatagacctatagcggcgtttttattcaattaatggaaatcgagtc
The Quercus lobata isolate SW786 chromosome 10, ValleyOak3.0 Primary Assembly, whole genome shotgun sequence DNA segment above includes these coding regions:
- the LOC115965879 gene encoding purple acid phosphatase 17-like, which gives rise to MAVLNQRSLARCLLFAYTLGLCFFYTSAELQRFEHPTKVDKSLSFLVVGDWGRRGAFNQSQVAFQMGIIGEKLDIDFVVSTGDNFYDNGLTSEEDKAFEESFTKIYTAKSLQKQWYSVLGNHDYRGNAEAQLSPVLRKIDSRWLCLRSFIVNSELAEILFVDTTPFVKAYFTDAEGHTYDWRGFKSRKAYISNLLKEVESTLKESTAKWKIVVGHHTIRSVGHHGDTNELTQWLLPILQANNVDFYMNGHDHCLEHISDSDSPVQFLTSGAGSKAWRGDIKGLNRGGLNFFYDGQGFMSAQFTKTEAEIVFYDVFGKVLHRWNMVKQLHQSI